GTGAAGACGCCGGTCAAGCAGCAGGAGGAGGTGCGCGAATGACGACGACGCCGATGAAGCGTCCGTCCTGGACGACCTGGGACGCGCCCACCGAACGGTGGCTGCTGTCCGGCTTCTGCCGGGACGGCAAGCAGCGCACCGTGCTGCTCGAGCTCGCCGCCCGCATCATCTTCCCGACCGTCCTGGTGCTGTCCATCTACCTGCTGTTCGCCGGGCACGACCGGGCGGGCGGCGGGTTCAGCGGCGGCCTGGTCGCCGGGCAGGCGTTCGTGCTGCGCTACCTCGCCGGTGGCCGGATGGACGACAGCGCGATCGTCTCGATGCGGCCGCCGGTGCTGATCGGCATGGGCCTGACCATCGCCACCACCTCGGCGTTCCTGCCGCTGCTGTTCGGCGGCGAGCTGCTGGAGACGGCGATCTACAAGTTCACCGTGCCACCGCTCGGCGAGATCAAGTTCGTCACCAGCGTGCTGCTCGACAGCGGGGTGTACCTGCTGATCGTGGGCGTGGTGCTGGACCTGCTGCGCACCTTGGGCTCGGCCATCGAGGCCGACGTCGACGCGGCGGAGCGGGGGCAGCGATGACGATCAACCTGACCATGGCGGTGGTGCTCGCCGTCCTGTACTCGGTCGGCTTCTACCTGCTGATGCAGCGCTCGCTGATGCGGATCCTGCTCGGCATCGTGATCCTCGGGCACGGCTCGAACCTGCTGCTGCAGACCGCGGGCGGCCCGCCGGCCGGCGCCGCGATGATCGGCACCACCGATCCGGCGCAGATGGCCGACCCGCTGCCGCAGGCGATGGCGCTCACCGCGATCGTGATCACCTTCGCGCTGACCACGTTCCTGCTGGCGCTGGCCTACCGCTCGTGGACGCTGCTCGGCCACGACGAGGTCCGCGACGACCTGGAGGACCGGCGCATCCAGCGGCTGGAGCGCCGGCTGTCCGAGTCCGAGGAGGACGGCGCCGAGGAGCTGGAGAAGACCGGAGGAGTGGGAACGGAGCGGTGATGTCGAGCAAGCGGCGTCAGCCGCTTTCAACCACCTTCGCAACTTGCACCGCCGCGGGTTCTCAGCGTTCGCCTGGCGAGGACAGCTCCGACGCCGTGTATCGGTCATACATCAGGAGGAGATCCCGCAGTCAGGCGGGCGCTGAGGTTCCGCTACCTGCACCGCTACGCAAACCAGCCCGTGTAGGAAAAAAGGAGGCCACCCAGTGACCGTTCTCGTGGCCCTGCCCGTGCTGCTGCCCCTGCTCGCCGCCGGCTTGTCGCTGGCGCTGGGGCGCTTCGCGGACATCCAGCGCGCGCTCGGGCTGCTGGTGCTCGGCGCGATCATCGTGGACGCGGCGGTGCTGCTCTACGTCGCCGACCGGTTCGGGCCGGTGGTGCTGCAGATGGGCGCCTGGCCCGCGCCGTTCGGCATCACGCTGGTCGCCGACCGGCTCTCCGCGCTGCTGCTGATGATCTCCTCGGTGGTGACCTTCGCGGTGCTGATCTACTCGATCGGCCAGCGCATCACCGACTACGGCCGGGAGCGCTCCAGCACCACGTTCCACCCGATGTACCTGATGCTGTGCGCGGGCGTCTCGCTGGCCTACCTCACCGGCGACCTGTTCAACCTGTTCGTCGCCTTCGAGATCATGCTCAGCTCGTCGTACGTGCTGATCACCCGGCGCACCACCGCCACCCGCGTCCGCGCGGGCATGACCTACGTGATCGTCAGCCTGGCGTCCTCGCTGCTGTTCATCACGATGATCGCGCTGGTCTACGCCTCGACGGGCACGGTGAACCTGGCCGACCTGGGCGAGAAGGTGCACCAGCTGCCGGACGGGCTGCAGATCGCGCTGGCGCTGCTGGTGGTGATCGTCTTCGGC
This portion of the Saccharopolyspora antimicrobica genome encodes:
- a CDS encoding Na(+)/H(+) antiporter subunit C; amino-acid sequence: MTINLTMAVVLAVLYSVGFYLLMQRSLMRILLGIVILGHGSNLLLQTAGGPPAGAAMIGTTDPAQMADPLPQAMALTAIVITFALTTFLLALAYRSWTLLGHDEVRDDLEDRRIQRLERRLSESEEDGAEELEKTGGVGTER
- a CDS encoding MnhB domain-containing protein, with translation MTTTPMKRPSWTTWDAPTERWLLSGFCRDGKQRTVLLELAARIIFPTVLVLSIYLLFAGHDRAGGGFSGGLVAGQAFVLRYLAGGRMDDSAIVSMRPPVLIGMGLTIATTSAFLPLLFGGELLETAIYKFTVPPLGEIKFVTSVLLDSGVYLLIVGVVLDLLRTLGSAIEADVDAAERGQR